Sequence from the Natronomonas marina genome:
CGACTTGTATGATAAGTCGGAAGTGAAGAGCCATATAGGCACCAATTTCGGATATGAGAACAGGTGTGCGGAGTCTTTTTCTGCAATGTTGTTTTAGAAGTGTGGTATGAGGCTGGAGGCAACTGGTAAACCAGATGAATACAAGGTCTGGATGACCGATCAGGAGCTCGAGGAGCTACGTCGGGCCGCGGCAAGACACCGCGACGATCTGATTATTCAACTCGGGGGCTACGTCGGCCTCCGAGCCTTCGAGATACCGCAGATCAAACCGAAGCATATCAAGCGGACAGAAGACGGTGACCATTATCGGCTTCGTGTTCCAGAGGGTAAGGACACCACCGGGAACGGAGGGAAGCCTCGAGACGCATACCTCCCGCAAGACGTCGAGGGCGACATTCACAGATACCAAAACGCAGAGGCGATCAATCCAGGGCAGCCGCTCGTAGATTTGACTGAACGCGCTGTCAGGGATGTCGTGAAGCGAACAGCGATTAGCGCAGCGGAAAAGACTGGGGACGAGGATTTTCGATACGTCAGTAGCCACGATCTCCGTCGACGGTTCGCTCAACGACTGCTCGTGGATCGGCAGATGAACCCTCGTGTAGTTATGCAGGTAGGTGGGTGGGACTCGTTCCAGGCGATTGAGCCATACCTGAACGCACCGACCCCGCAGGTCGTCAACGAGGCCTTTGAGGAGGCTGAGATTTCATGATTCAGCGGTCGTCGGGAGAGTAGTCGAAGAGCCGTCCAGAACGAAGTAGCCGGGAGAACCGCACGACGTGACGGTGGTCCAGAGGAACCTATCAGAACTTCCGAGCATTGAACTTGTTCACCACACCAAACAGCCGCGTTGAACCAGCCGAAGTGACCGAAATCGCTCCGCTTCGCTCCGCTACAGCCGATTTAGGTCACTCTAACCAACCGTTACAAACAAGACTACTACAACGTAATTTTATCTTAGTTCAAGGGCGGTGGTTTTCCTCGCCGTGGTTGGGTCATGCTGAGGCCTCCTTTCGGCTGGTTCGTGTGGTGAACTTGTTCACAGCCCCCTCGTCCGAGTGAAGGAGTTCAAGGTCGATTATCAGGGCGCGGTCCTGGCTCTGCTGGTCGATCTCGAGCTCGCCGTACTGGGAGACGTCACTCCGGTCCAGCGCCCACTCGTACTCGTCCGGCAAGCCGTCCATCAGGTCGTAGGCGTAGCGGCGAGAAACGCCGGTGACGCCCTTCACGTCCGTCGCCTTGAGGGCGACTCGCCCGGTTTTTGGATCGTCAGCCGCGTTCTGTGCGTACTGGACGACCGCCGCGATC
This genomic interval carries:
- a CDS encoding site-specific integrase, with the protein product MRLEATGKPDEYKVWMTDQELEELRRAAARHRDDLIIQLGGYVGLRAFEIPQIKPKHIKRTEDGDHYRLRVPEGKDTTGNGGKPRDAYLPQDVEGDIHRYQNAEAINPGQPLVDLTERAVRDVVKRTAISAAEKTGDEDFRYVSSHDLRRRFAQRLLVDRQMNPRVVMQVGGWDSFQAIEPYLNAPTPQVVNEAFEEAEIS